In the Rhodothermaceae bacterium genome, one interval contains:
- a CDS encoding SRPBCC family protein, which produces MKQFLYTVSVILAAALLALVITGLFVDEVRYTATARVKAPVADSWTTFLDPGRQKLWQRNLERVEAISGQPFDLSASFRMEFVNGSSRLETVTSIIPMEEYRAEIETERYSGYRSVTFQTLGEGSRIQQTIVMHGSSFISRAILPVIRPLMQRDQMAAFDNLADLIEASPSIDPQQGYE; this is translated from the coding sequence ATGAAGCAATTTCTGTATACGGTGTCTGTGATTCTTGCAGCGGCCTTACTCGCACTCGTAATCACGGGTCTATTCGTTGATGAAGTCCGCTATACGGCAACTGCGCGCGTGAAGGCCCCGGTTGCTGATTCATGGACCACCTTCCTGGATCCGGGCCGACAAAAGCTCTGGCAACGGAATCTGGAACGTGTAGAAGCTATCAGTGGCCAACCATTTGATCTCAGTGCATCTTTCCGTATGGAATTTGTCAACGGCAGCTCTCGCCTCGAAACGGTTACATCTATCATCCCAATGGAAGAATACCGCGCAGAGATTGAAACCGAGCGCTATTCAGGTTACCGTTCTGTTACGTTTCAGACGTTAGGGGAAGGATCCCGCATACAGCAGACCATCGTTATGCATGGATCATCATTTATCAGCAGGGCAATCCTGCCTGTGATTCGTCCACTGATGCAGCGCGATCAAATGGCTGCTTTTGATAATCTGGCGGATCTTATTGAGGCATCGCCCTCAATAGACCCACAGCAGGGATATGAGTAG
- the larA gene encoding nickel-dependent lactate racemase, whose amino-acid sequence MSSGVNTVQLDYGSEGLPLNLEGLNTTVLRPRYIEGLPDEHAAFIESVRNPYGTRPLRELITAGESLAVVIPDITRALPSDRLLPWLFEEIRGIKQEDVTLIVGTGTHRGNTDEELLQMVGPEIIAKYRIINHDSRNASTLLHVGRSPYGYDVSYTADYVKADRRILMGFIEPHFMAGFSGGYKATFPGIADLDAIQTYHGFTNIAHPKSTWGILEGNPTQNHVRAAGALLPVDFLVNVTLNTDRKITGYFCGEVNSAHEAGCVFSRETAMVRVKEAFPIVVTTNSGFPLDLNLYQSVKGMSAAHPITTKDGLIITASQCNDGFPEHGAFKSQVLRWASVEEGWAAIRSPDFSEPDQWQTQKLLQILRTCRVSLFSELDPELVRRAHLAPIEDVRGAIDAELARLNRPDAPIAVVPEGPLTIPYVG is encoded by the coding sequence ATGAGTAGCGGGGTAAATACCGTGCAGTTGGACTACGGCTCTGAGGGGTTGCCTTTGAACCTTGAAGGGCTCAATACCACCGTACTGCGTCCGCGCTATATCGAAGGCCTGCCAGACGAACATGCAGCATTCATTGAATCGGTTCGGAATCCTTACGGTACGCGGCCCCTTCGCGAACTTATCACCGCCGGTGAATCCCTTGCAGTTGTGATTCCGGACATTACCCGTGCATTACCCAGTGATCGTCTACTTCCATGGCTTTTTGAAGAAATCAGAGGAATCAAACAAGAGGATGTTACCCTTATCGTTGGGACAGGCACACACCGCGGCAATACGGATGAGGAATTACTTCAAATGGTTGGCCCAGAGATCATTGCCAAGTACCGTATTATCAATCATGATTCCCGAAATGCAAGTACCCTGCTCCACGTAGGCCGCAGTCCCTACGGTTACGATGTTTCCTATACGGCAGACTATGTAAAGGCGGACCGTCGAATTCTGATGGGATTCATTGAACCGCATTTTATGGCAGGATTTAGCGGAGGCTACAAGGCAACCTTCCCAGGGATTGCTGATTTGGACGCCATCCAAACCTATCATGGCTTCACAAATATTGCCCATCCAAAAAGTACCTGGGGCATCCTGGAGGGGAATCCAACCCAGAACCATGTTCGTGCAGCCGGAGCATTGCTGCCCGTAGATTTTTTGGTGAATGTGACGCTCAACACGGACCGGAAGATCACAGGATATTTCTGTGGAGAGGTTAACTCTGCGCATGAAGCGGGATGCGTTTTTTCCAGAGAGACCGCAATGGTCCGCGTTAAGGAAGCCTTCCCGATTGTAGTTACAACCAACAGTGGTTTCCCCCTTGACCTAAACCTGTACCAGAGTGTCAAGGGAATGTCAGCCGCCCATCCCATTACAACAAAGGATGGACTGATCATCACCGCATCCCAGTGCAATGACGGGTTCCCTGAGCATGGCGCATTCAAAAGCCAAGTGCTTCGCTGGGCAAGTGTTGAGGAAGGCTGGGCGGCGATCCGAAGCCCTGATTTCAGCGAACCCGACCAGTGGCAGACCCAGAAACTTCTGCAGATCCTGCGAACTTGCCGCGTCAGTCTATTCAGTGAACTGGACCCCGAGCTGGTTCGAAGGGCTCACCTGGCACCTATTGAGGATGTACGCGGAGCGATTGATGCTGAATTGGCACGTCTGAACAGGCCCGATGCACCTATTGCCGTGGTACCGGAAGGACCGCTGACCATTCCGTACGTCGGCTAG